The following proteins are encoded in a genomic region of Huiozyma naganishii CBS 8797 chromosome 9, complete genome:
- the RRP42 gene encoding exosome non-catalytic core subunit RRP42 (similar to Saccharomyces cerevisiae RRP42 (YDL111C); ancestral locus Anc_2.326): MSLSIAEESFLYDSLSGPQRLRPDGRLPHQFRPVEVFTDFLPSSDGSSRVIASDGSECIVSVKCKVVDHTVEPDLIQVDVDIAGERDDSLLVESIASLLNKLIGTVDHARLQLTKKYSFKIFIDVLVLSSFSYPISLISFGVYFAVSATQLPKLVSNFDDLEVEELPMFDDYDLVPLEMRTPLVFTLALVGKNVFLDPAANESAVANNGLVVSWSAGTVVAPLRTIALNNTHVTGFDPELLQVGIKLVEQHAPGIVHALEG; encoded by the coding sequence ATGTCCTTGTCCATTGCTGAGGAATCTTTCCTGTACGATTCGCTTTCTGGTCCGCAGAGGCTTCGGCCGGACGGGCGACTTCCACACCAGTTCCGCCCCGTCGAGGTATTCACCGACTTCCTGCCGAGCTCTGACGGGTCCTCGCGGGTTATAGCGAGCGACGGGAGCGAGTGTATCGTGAGTGTGAAGTGCAAAGTGGTCGACCACACCGTGGAGCCCGATCTGATTCAAGTGGACGTGGACATTGCAGGGGAGCGCGACGACTCTTTGCTCGTGGAGAGCATTGCCTCTCTGCTGAACAAGCTGATTGGCACAGTTGACCACGCAAGGCTGCAGTTGACGAAGAAATACAGTTTTAAGATATTCATCGACGTGCTCGTgttgtcgtcgttctcGTACCCGATCTCGCTGATCTCGTTCGGGGTCTACTTTGCGGTCAGCGCAACACAATTACCCAAACTTGTCTCGAACTTCGACGACCTCGAAGTGGAGGAGCTGCCGATGTTCGACGACTACGACCTTGTCCCGCTCGAGATGCGTACGCCGCTCGTGTTCACGCTCGCACTTGTAGGGAAAAACGTGTTCTTGGACCCCGCGGCGAACGAGAGCGCCGTCGCGAACAACGGACTCGTCGTTAGCTGGTCTGCGGGCACCGTCGTCGCACCCCTCAGAACTATCGCCCTGAACAACACACACGTCACTGGATTCGATCCAGAACTGCTACAAGTGGGCATCAAACTCGTGGAGCAGCATGCCCCGGGCATTGTCCATGCCCTCGAGGGTTAA
- the ARO2 gene encoding bifunctional chorismate synthase/riboflavin reductase [NAD(P)H] ARO2 (similar to Saccharomyces cerevisiae ARO2 (YGL148W); ancestral locus Anc_2.318) has protein sequence MSTFGTLFKVTTFGESHCQSVGCIVEGVPPGMPLRVAEDLQPQLSRRRPGQSKLSTPRNERDAVIVQSGVEFDTTLGTPLAMLVKNEDHRPNDYKGTDQYPRPSHADFTYAEKYGLQASSGGGRASARETIGRVAAGAVAEKFLKLASGVEIVAFVSQIGSVAMQRDPFDKNFQHLLNTITREKVDSVGFIRCPDTSVAGDMVKEIEKYRGQQDSIGGVVTCVVRNCPIGLGEPCFDKLEALLAHAMLSIPASKGFEFGSGFAGVSVPGSQHNDPFYFDEEAGRLRTRTNNSGGIQGGISNGENIYFNVAFKSVATISQEQHTATYEGKDGVLASKGRHDPAVTPRAIPIVESMAALVLADQLLIQRSRDYSRGVVAK, from the coding sequence ATGTCCACGTTCGGTACACTCTTCAAAGTGACCACTTTTGGCGAGTCGCACTGCCAGTCAGTCGGGTGCATTGTCGAAGGTGTCCCCCCCGGGATGCCCCTCCGCGTCGCTGAGGACTTGCAGCCTCAATTGTCCAGGAGACGCCCCGGCCAGTCGAAGTTGTCGACGCCACGGAACGAGCGCGACGCAGTGATCGTGCAGTCTGGGGTAGAGTTCGACACTACATTGGGCACACCGCTTGCCATGCTCGTCAAGAACGAGGACCACAGGCCCAACGACTACAAGGGAACAGATCAGTACCCGAGACCGTCGCATGCTGACTTCACTTACGCGGAGAAGTACGGGCTACAGGCGTCCTCAGGTGGTGGGAGGGCCTCGGCAAGAGAAACCATCGGGAGAGTCGCCGCGGGGGCCGTCGCTgagaagttcttgaagttggcTTCGGGGGTCGAGATCGTCGCCTTTGTGTCACAGATTGGTAGTGTCGCCATGCAGCGTGACCCCTTTGACAAGAACTTCCAACACTTGTTGAACACTATTACCAGGGAGAAAGTCGACTCTGTTGGGTTTATTAGGTGTCCAGACACCTCGGTCGCTGGTGACATGGTCAAAGAGATTGAGAAGTATCGTGGGCAGCAGGACTCCATCGGTGGGGTCGTCACCTGTGTCGTGCGTAACTGCCCAATTGGACTTGGCGAACCCTGTTTTGACAAACTCGAGGCTCTGTTGGCACACGCAATGCTCTCAATCCCAGCCTCGAAAGGGTTCGAGTTCGGGTCCGGGTTCGCAGGTGTCTCCGTGCCAGGGTCCCAACACAACGACCCCTTTTACTTCGATGAGGAGGCAGGGAGACTGCGCACAAGGACTAACAATTCCGGTGGGATCCAAGGTGGGATCTCCAACGGTGAAAACATCTACTTTAACGTCGCCTTCAAGTCAGTAGCTACGATCTCTCAGGAACAGCACACGGCCACCTACGAGGGGAAAGACGGTGTGCTCGCCTCAAAGGGTAGACACGACCCGGCGGTCACACCACGTGCGATCCCTATCGTTGAGTCCATGGCTGCACTCGTTCTCGCGGACCAATTGCTCATCCAGCGGTCCAGAGACTACTCGAGAGGTGTGGTTGCCAAGTAG
- the INO80 gene encoding chromatin-remodeling ATPase INO80 (similar to Saccharomyces cerevisiae INO80 (YGL150C); ancestral locus Anc_2.317) has translation MSLSALLNDDDEGRSAAPGTVTAPVPVQTRGEYLSELQESMARALGRDARELARQDWQYATFQEFELVSEWNLQSRGIGDGGVAQLYTGMRDVRDKWERYWLYKRRRDKLVHVAPRLIAQELAQGGAGGRKRRRRRAGGVSVSAPVSETVPLREQSPEHSPESSDTDEQEFVESDDSEKDGDFTIGYQKKKKRPAIKNVVVEGPEPAGEKKPKQPVTLDSEKPLIVRELARLCHKNKVAKAKKRRFTNLVVTDYTPGTEALTVKITLKQYHSKRLQRIVNEEKRLKLKEEEAKLTVPTGDSQPSSTNASPAKRRGEQDTTGTIANAELVSETAATPGPERRPTHDLPTYGLKMSAKDARAVQRHYDNLYITIWKDMARRDSNRMLRMLQQIHSVRSTNFKKTSSLCAREARKWQSRNFKQVKDFQTRARRGIREMANYWKKTEREERENKKRAEKIALEQAKRDEEHKESKRQTKKLNFLLTQTELYSHFIGRKIKTNEMEGGDAHAHSNDDDIDLETTAADRRNQLHEIDFDNEDDEQLKLRAAENASNVLAKTRAQARAFDEHKVATEDGGEEEEEELNFQNPTSLGDISLDQPKLLACTLKEYQLKGLNWLANLYDQGINGILADEMGLGKTVQSISVLAHLAEHHNIWGPFLVVTPASTLHNWINEISKFVPDFKILPYWGNANDRKVLRKFWDRRNLRYGRDAPFHVMVTSYQMVVSDVSYLQKMRWQYMILDEAQAIKSSQSSRWKNLLSFHCRNRLLLTGTPIQNNMQELWALLHFIMPSLFDSHDEFSEWFSKDIESHAEGNSKLNQQQLRRLHMILKPFMLRRIKKNVQSELGDKIEIDVLCDLTQRQTKLYKVLKSQVSSNYDAIENAAGGDETAGDQSIMNAVMQFRKVCNHPDLFERADVESPFSFVTFGKTNSLARGASTFTNIGGVNTMNNSSSTSVNNLGAVNGGSNVTVPNYVTLSDVVYSARNPITFHLPRLVYDEIVAPNYRSNNELLSKIIGHTFDIYHPSNNRELAGELARLTGLATGDISKLHHASIIDRIIDTEPEESLKQTNFDKSLLILDKPSQLYNLSKQTTDNVLSSLLDIRQHAYHADYLNTIHRSYHDAAAATPIHLDVQGSSNATDRKMRELFDPKVSQAFSEIPPIIQYNMHVKKHIPLDVFPKSEMFPAPLNKTFSSTISMPSMDRFITDSAKLKKLDEMLPILKAQGHRVLIYFQMTKMMDLMEEYLTYRQYKHIRLDGSSKLEDRRDLVHDWQTKQEIFVFLLSTRAGGLGINLTAADTVVFYDSDWNPTIDSQAMDRAHRLGQTRQVTVYRLLVRGTIEERMRDRAKQKEQVQQVVMEGKAQDHHVKTIEATAKIGETAT, from the coding sequence ATGTCGCTGTCCGCTTTActcaacgacgacgacgagggcAGGTCGGCCGCTCCAGGGACGGTGACCGCTCCAGTGCCCGTGCAGACGCGAGGGGAGTACCTCTCCGAGTTGCAAGAGTCGATGGCGCGGGCGTTGGGGAGGGACGCTAGAGAGTTGGCTCGACAGGACTGGCAGTACGCGACTTTCCAAGAGTTCGAGTTGGTCAGCGAGTGGAACTTGCAATCGAGAGGGATCGGTGACGGCGGTGTTGCTCAGTTGTACACTGGGATGAGGGACGTGAGGGATAAATGGGAGCGGTACTGGCTGTACAAGAGGAGACGGGACAAGTTGGTGCATGTGGCACCGAGGCTTATTGCACAGGAGCTGGCACAGGGCGGTGCAGGAGGCAGGAAGAGACGGAGAAGGCGTGCGGGTGGGGTCAGTGTGAGTGCCCCAGTGAGTGAGACTGTTCCCTTGCGGGAACAGTCTCCGGAACACTCTCCCGAGTCTTCCGACACAGACGAACAAGAATTCGTCGAATCGGACGACTCGGAGAAGGACGGCGATTTCACAATAGGGtaccagaagaagaagaaaagaccTGCAATCAAGAACGTCGTCGTGGAGGGCCCTGAACCCGCTGGTGAAAAGAAACCTAAGCAGCCAGTAACACTAGACAGTGAGAAACCTCTTATCGTAAGGGAGTTGGCGCGTCTGTGCCACAAGAATAAAGTCGCCAAGGcgaagaaaaggaggtTTACAAACCTCGTAGTCACAGATTATACACCAGGGACGGAGGCACTCACCGTTAAGatcactttgaaacagtacCATTCCAAGAGACTACAAAGGATAGTCAACGAGGAGAAAAGattgaaattgaaggaggaggaggcgaAATTAACCGTTCCTACAGGTGACTCGCAACCATCCTCGACAAACGCATCTCCTGCAAAACGCAGAGGTGAACAGGACACCACTGGTACTATTGCAAATGCGGAACTTGTTTCAGAGACGGCTGCAACGCCAGGCCCAGAGAGAAGACCCACGCACGACTTGCCCACATACGGACTCAAGATGTCCGCAAAGGATGCACGTGCAGTACAGAGACACTACGACAATTTGTACATTACCATCTGGAAGGATATGGCAAGGAGGGACTCCAACAGGATGCTCCGGATGTTGCAACAGATCCACTCGGTCAGGTCCACgaatttcaagaaaacttcttcGTTGTGTGCAAGGGAGGCAAGGAAGTGGCAGTCCAGGAACTTTAAACAGGTCAAGGATTTCCAAACGAGAGCGAGGCGTGGGATCAGAGAGATGGCCAACTACTGGAAGAAGACGGAGCGTGAGGAACGCGAGAACAAAAAGAGGGCAGAGAAGATCGCATTGGAACAGGCGAAACGCGACGAGGAACACAAGGAGTCCAAGAGACAGACgaagaaattgaacttCTTGCTCACACAAACAGAACTGTACTCGCATTTCATCGGGAGAAAGATCAAAACGAACGAAATGGAGGGCGGGGACGCTCACGCGCACagcaacgacgacgatatcGACTTGGAAACGACAGCGGCAGACAGGAGGAACCAACTCCACGAGATAGATTTCGACAACGAAGACGATGAGCAACTCAAACTGCGTGCAGCGGAGAACGCATCAAACGTGCTGGCAAAGACAAGAGCGCAGGCAAGAGCCTTCGACGAGCACAAGGTGGCTACAGAGGACGGCggtgaggaggaggaggaggaactaAACTTCCAGAACCCAACGTCCCTCGGGGACATCAGCCTCGACCAACCGAAACTGCTTGCGTgcactttgaaggagtaCCAACTCAAGGGACTCAACTGGCTGGCAAACCTCTACGACCAAGGTATCAACGGTATCCTCGCAGACGAGATGGGTCTGGGCAAAACAGTACAGTCGATCTCAGTTCTGGCTCATTTGGCAGAACATCACAACATATGGGGGCCATTCCTTGTCGTCACTCCAGCGTCGACTCTGCATAACTGGATCAATGAAATTAGCAAGTTCGTCCCGgatttcaaaattttgccCTACTGGGGGAACGCCAACGACAGGAAAGTCCTCAGGAAATTTTGGGACAGAAGGAACCTCAGGTATGGCAGGGACGCTCCCTTTCACGTCATGGTCACTTCGTACCAAATGGTCGTCTCGGACGTAAGCTACCTCCAGAAGATGAGATGGCAGTATATGATCCTCGACGAGGCACAAGCGATCAAGTCCTCCCAGTCGTCCAGGTGGAAAAACTTACTCAGCTTCCACTGCCGTAACAGATTACTCTTGACAGGTACACCCATCCAGAACAACATGCAGGAATTGTGGGCACTGCTCCATTTCATCATGCCCTCACTCTTCGACTCGCACGACGAGTTCAGTGAATGGTTCTCAAAGGACATTGAATCGCACGCAGAGGGGAACAGTAAGCTcaaccagcagcaactgaGACGGCTCCACATGATACTGAAACCGTTCATGCTTAGAAGAATAAAGAAAAACGTGCAATCGGAACTGGGGGACAAGATCGAGATTGATGTCCTGTGTGACCTAACGCAGAGACAGacaaaactgtacaaaGTACTTAAGTCTCAAGTGTCCTCCAACTACGACGCCATCGAAAACGCAGCAGGTGGCGACGAAACCGCGGGGGATCAAAGCATCATGAACGCCGTCATGCAGTTCAGAAAAGTGTGTAACCACCCTGACTTGTTTGAAAGAGCAGACGTGGAATCGCCGTTCTCGTTCGTCACATTCGGTAAAACAAATTCCTTGGCAAGAGGCGCATCGACTTTTACCAACATTGGCGGCGTCAACACAATgaacaacagcagtagTACCAGCGTGAACAATCTGGGTGCAGTAAACGGGGGCAGCAACGTTACCGTCCCTAATTACGTGACTCTCAGCGATGTGGTCTACTCGGCTCGAAACCCGATCACTTTCCACCTACCAAGATTGGTCTATGATGAAATTGTCGCACCAAATTACAGAAGCAACAACGAACTGCTGAGCAAGATTATTGGACACACATTTGACATTTACCACCCAAGTAATAACAGGGAGCTGGCCGGTGAACTAGCACGCTTGACTGGCTTGGCAACAGGAGATATATCCAAACTACACCACGCATCCATAATAGATCGTATCATCGATACGGAACCTGAGGAGTCTCTTAAACAGACTAACTTTGATAAGAGCCTGTTGATTTTGGACAAGCCGTCTCAACTGTACAACTTGTCGAAGCAAACCACAGACAACGTACTGTCATCTCTGTTGGACATTAGACAGCACGCCTACCACGCGGACTATCTCAACACCATCCATAGAAGCTATCACgacgcagcagcagctaCACCCATTCACTTGGATGTACAAGGCTCTAGTAACGCTACTGATAGAAAGATGAGAGAACTGTTTGATCCAAAGGTTTCTCAAGCATTTTCCGAGATCCCGCCGATCATCCAGTATAACATGCATGTGAAAAAGCATATCCCTCTTGATGTTTTCCCCAAGTCTGAGATGTTCCCAGCACCACTGAACAAAACTTTCTCGTCTACTATCTCCATGCCCTCGATGGACCGTTTCATAACCGACTCTGCcaaactgaagaaactcGACGAGATGCTGCCGATATTGAAGGCGCAGGGCCATAGGGTTTTGATCTACTTTCAAATGACAAAAATGATGGATTTGATGGAAGAGTACTTGACCTACAGACAGTACAAACACATCAGACTGGACGGTTCGTCAAAACTGGAGGACCGTCGTGATTTGGTCCACGACTGGCAGACCAAGCAGGAGATATTTGTGTTCCTGCTGAGTACGAGGGCAGGTGGGCTGGGTATTAACCTAACCGCGGCAGATACCGTGGTCTTCTACGACTCGGACTGGAACCCTACTATTGATTCGCAGGCCATGGATAGAGCTCATAGACTCGGGCAGACAAGACAAGTCACCGTTTATAGATTGTTGGTGAGAGGAACTATCGAGGAGAGAATGAGGGATAGGGCCAAGCAAAAGGAACAAGTACAACAGGTGGTTATGGAGGGGAAGGCTCAGGATCACCACGTGAAGACTATTGAGGCAACCGCAAAAATAGGCGAGACAGCAACCTGA
- the RPL9A gene encoding 60S ribosomal protein uL6 (similar to Saccharomyces cerevisiae RPL9A (YGL147C); ancestral locus Anc_2.321) produces the protein MKYIQTEQSVNIPENVTVAIKSRVVKVTGPRGTLTKNLKHIDVTFNKVTDRLIKVTVHNGDRKHVAALRTVKSLVDNMIIGVTKGFKYKMRYVYAHFPINVNVIEKDGASFIEIRNFLGDKKVRAVPVREGVSIEFSTAQKDEIVLSGNSVENVSQNAADLQQICRVRNKDIRKFLDGIYVSSKGVIDEEA, from the coding sequence ATGAAGTACATCCAAACCGAGCAGTCTGTGAACATCCCAGAGAATGTCACCGTGGCCATCAAGTCGAGAGTCGTGAAGGTCACTGGTCCAAGAGGTACTTTGaccaagaacttgaagcaCATTGACGTTACCTTCAACAAGGTCACCGACAGATTGATCAAGGTTACCGTTCACAACGGTGACAGAAAGCACGTTGCCGCTTTGAGAACCGTCAAGTCTCTTGTCGACAACATGATCATTGGTGTCACCAAGGGTTTCAAGTACAAGATGAGATACGTGTACGCCCATTTCCCCATCAATGTCAACGTCATTGAGAAGGACGGTGCCTCCTTCATTGAGATCAGAAACTTCTTGGGTGACAAGAAGGTCAGAGCCGTCCCAGTCAGAGAGGGTGTCTCCATCGAGTTCTCCACCGCGCAGAAGGACGAGATCGTTCTTTCTGGTAACTCTGTCGAGAACGTCTCCCAGAACGCCGCTGACTTACAACAGATCTGCCGTGTCAGAAACAAGGATATCAGAAAGTTCTTGGACGGTATCTACGTCTCCTCCAAGGGTGTGATCGACGAAGAGGCATAA
- the NUT1 gene encoding Nut1p (similar to Saccharomyces cerevisiae NUT1 (YGL151W); ancestral locus Anc_2.316), which produces MTNESLYSLAVKCSQRQLSSGEFLNLYKEFYNEKLASEAGSVDDDSEPPSNAESKTTATTICTQMAQEFTKIFKEQHNLILIDYLIEILFVNYNPDLIHLFLPLLKTVSTGDGNNDNLLIHFLSKLSAYFVQLRDKLVGDQLVKDLPGVIIPNLLEIQYGNNNELSVALAKCLLVLLKYPSNVLTIESVSCRDNAHHLLSKLSDISRLVYKKLLHTLDNKVNFKDSNGLTKDVSGQEPSSIYSPSITSPQFISSPLFSMKTPSLPNNKDGTVSTMKYKDMKLFRYYKNIWLNNKIMNWEMIGSEFLSKYNSISSTLFPESADGNHVTVPNVDMLLIDLIETSFTCFAQYVSNKQYHRTNSNLNLLERQWIIFISKHLPILLLNHSSKNPQIVTTALEQIDPKVIKAITSYYSEKDDMRVRNDDLFDDFSSTSFDVRHDFIKSLVSLGLQPPTLINEFLREDQAVDPKSLPVTDDLVITTSQGTQETVGDIQSFIISSLDSLELENICSDDVNSESDIPHSNVRSSISGDSFNGIHQILQNNETIPPTKMKEISTVIFELLKDAIAVGNHSRISKICALLCFNFNHSLIAFFSFQSPQGIIEDLLHFVDKVWPNSSHSSKDDNTAPDESNDLFLSFSWALLLLTSINKNIGISLVDVALKSSLDIPLEDSFTIKFIDQLTEIPDDYSIEPQNRTLPEVQTQSHKLVRNWLSDLFINGSLSDQLTQNTDAKQLATLLPFILKQVLYALECNVVTDMNNVIGGFEYFLQPFMIVGLIKIVFWLEKYLSYLNNEPELVELTQKVLVIMNSLLNPTTLNEDSRTFHCAALRLNAIPLLKMLRKFCVPQTQTEYGVYSSDTQEPPMVESLIKKLISVINFAPVYNMDPRIVSTDNIYLQQKPIGYGKLQILNENPIDKIMTNQINSFWNLHSSTYYNIDFLNEIIKLITPKKFFFDVLNTLTYKISVYGVPAARNKMSTVDSDHVIDYLFYFLVLHDCESQVDAGYMVQLLSGNLEIDNSAIKPKKDLVKAKEQPADDLVGVPKSEIAQDDDFVMLFGENDTSSHNMNDDMQDVHFESSEDDEVKKLQKFYALKKDSFGVILYQLKLVHDAAVKDGDLSKTEYEKFNKHYEKYLSMLKTFIF; this is translated from the coding sequence ATGACGAATGAGTCGTTGTACAGTCTGGCTGTCAAATGTTCACAAAGACAGCTTTCCTCGGGCGAGTTTTTGAACCTGTATAAGGAGTTTTACAACGAAAAGCTAGCGTCTGAGGCCGGGTCCGTGGATGACGACAGCGAACCGCCATCTAACGCGGAGAGCAAAACCACAGCGACAACCATATGCACACAGATGGCGCAGGAGTTTACCAAGATATTTAAGGAACAGCACAACTTAATACTGATTGATTATCTTATAGAAATTCTGTTTGTCAACTACAACCCTGATTTGATTCACTTGTTTCTCCCGCTGTTGAAGACTGTCTCTACAGGTGACGGTAACAACGATAACTTACTGATTCATTTTTTGTCTAAACTGAGCGCATATTTCGTTCAATTGAGGGACAAGCTCGTGGGAGATCAACTGGTCAAGGACTTACCTGGTGTCATAATACCAAACCTGCTGGAAATTCAGTATGGCAACAATAATGAATTAAGTGTGGCGCTTGCAAAGTGCTTGCTGGTGCTTTTGAAGTATCCCTCAAATGTATTGACGATAGAATCCGTTAGTTGCAGGGACAACGCGCATCATTTGTTATCCAAGCTTTCGGATATCAGCAGACTGGTTTACAAGAAGCTGCTACACACGCTGGATAATAAAgtcaacttcaaagattcGAATGGTTTAACCAAGGATGTATCAGGTCAGGAGCCCAGCTCAATATATTCTCCGAGTATTACCTCACCGCAGTTTATCTCCAGCCCTCTTTTCTCGATGAAGACACCGAGTTTGCCCAATAATAAGGATGGGACAGTATCCACCATGAAATATAAGGATATGAAGCTGTTCCGTTACTACAAGAACATATGGctaaacaacaaaataatgaatTGGGAGATGATAGGCTCAGAGTTCTTGAGCAAGTATAACTCGATATCGTCAACACTGTTTCCGGAATCGGCTGATGGGAACCATGTCACAGTTCCCAATGTAGATATGCTTCTTATCGATCTCATAGAAACATCCTTCACGTGTTTCGCCCAGTACGTGAGCAATAAGCAGTACCATCGCACTAACTCAAATTTGAATCTGTTGGAGAGACAATGGATCATATTCATATCAAAGCATCTACCTATACTTCTGCTGAACCATTCGTCGAAAAACCCACAAATCGTCACCACCGCTTTGGAACAAATAGACCCCAAAGTAATCAAGGCTATTACCTCTTACTATTCAGAAAAGGATGATATGCGAGTTAGAAACGACGACTTATTCGATGatttttcatcaacgagcTTTGACGTCAGACACGACTTTATCAAGTCACTAGTTTCATTGGGATTGCAACCCCCTACATTGATCAACGAATTCTTACGGGAGGATCAAGCGGTCGACCCGAAATCACTACCGGTCACCGATGATCTTGTTATCACGACTTCCCAGGGGACACAAGAAACCGTAGGCGATATCCAGTCATTTATTATTTCGTCACTAGACTCACTGGAACTAGAAAATATTTGCAGCGATGACGTGAACAGTGAAAGTGACATTCCTCATAGTAATGTGCGTTCAAGTATTAGCGGGGACTCATTCAACGGCATTCACCAAATACTGCAAAACAACGAGACAATTCCGCCTacgaaaatgaaagagatTTCAACTGTGATATTTGAACTCTTGAAAGATGCCATAGCGGTCGGTAATCACTCCagaatttcaaagatatgCGCATTATTATGTTTCAATTTTAACCATTCTCTGATTGCCTTCTTTTCATTCCAGTCTCCACAAGGAATCATTGAAGACTTATTGCACTTTGTCGATAAGGTGTGGCCCAATTCTTCTCACAGCAGCAAAGACGACAACACCGCTCCCGATGAGTCAAATGACCTATTTCTGTCATTCAGTTGGGCGTTACTACTGTTAACTTCCATTAATAAGAATATAGGTATCTCCCTGGTTGATGTTGCATTAAAGTCGTCGTTAGATATTCCATTGGAGGATTCGTTCACTATCAAATTTATTGACCAGCTCACAGAAATCCCGGACGACTACTCTATCGAGCCACAGAACCGAACTCTCCCAGAGGTGCAAACACAATCTCACAAACTTGTCAGAAACTGGCTATCGGACCTCTTTATCAACGGTTCCTTATCAGACCAGCTGACCCAAAATACTGACGCGAAACAGCTCGCAACATTACTGCCATTCATTCTTAAGCAGGTATTATATGCTCTAGAATGTAATGTTGTAACTGACATGAACAATGTAATTGGCGGCTTCGAATATTTCTTGCAACCGTTCATGATTGTTGGATTGATTAAGATTGTTTTCTGGcttgaaaaatatttgagTTACTTGAACAATGAGCCTGAACTGGTAGAATTGACTCAAAAGGTGTTAGTAATTATGAACTCCTTGCTAAATCCGACCACACTTAACGAGGATTCCAGAACCTTCCATTGTGCGGCCTTGAGGTTAAATGCTATTCCATTATTAAAGATGTTGAGGAAATTTTGCGTTCCCCAAACACAGACCGAGTACGGTGTTTACTCCTCAGACACCCAAGAACCTCCAATGGTGGAGTCCCTGataaagaaactgattTCCGTCATTAATTTTGCCCCTGTATACAATATGGATCCTAGAATTGTCTCCACAGACAACATCTATCTGCAGCAAAAGCCCATTGGTTACGGTAAGCTACAGATATTGAACGAAAACCCGATAGATAAAATTATGACGAACCAGATCAATTCTTTCTGGAATTTGCATAGCAGCACGTATTACAACATCGACTTTCTAAATGAGATCATAAAGTTGATCACCCCTAAGAAGTTCTTTTTCGATGTTTTGAACACACTAACCTATAAGATAAGTGTATACGGGGTACCAGCAGCGAGGAACAAGATGTCTACTGTGGACTCAGACCATGTAATCGATTACCTGTTCTACTTTTTGGTTTTACACGACTGTGAATCTCAAGTGGACGCTGGCTATATGGTGCAGTTATTGAGCGGAAATCTAGAAATCGACAACAGTGCCATTAAACCGAAGAAAGATTTAGTAAAGGCTAAAGAGCAGCCAGCTGATGATCTCGTTGGTGTCCCGAAGTCAGAAATAGCGCAAGATGACGATTTTGTAATGCTGTTTGGCGAAAATGACACTAGCTCGCACAACATGAACGATGATATGCAGGATGTACACTTCGAGAGCAGTGAAGACGACGAGGTGAAAAAACTGCAGAAGTTTTACGCATTGAAAAAAGATTCATTTGGCGTGATCCTGTACCAACTCAAACTGGTTCATGATGCAGCTGTCAAAGACGGAGACCTGTCAAAGACTGAATACGAGAAATTCAACAAGCATTACGAGAAGTACTTATCAATGTTGAAAACATTCATTTTTTAA